The proteins below come from a single Gemmatimonadaceae bacterium genomic window:
- a CDS encoding VOC family protein, producing the protein MSASTAAIQASTLGCSLTCKDLDASIRLYRDAIGFSVEHTFENEGKVVAAVIAAGNIRIVLNQDDGQLGWDRIKGQGFYLQINVAGVADVDAAAVRLKAAGVALLSEPADRPWGARMFQFKDLDGFKLGVSTPLSA; encoded by the coding sequence ATGTCCGCTTCGACCGCCGCCATTCAGGCCAGCACCCTCGGGTGCTCGCTCACCTGCAAGGACCTGGACGCCTCGATCCGCCTCTACCGCGACGCTATCGGCTTTTCCGTGGAGCACACGTTCGAAAACGAAGGAAAAGTGGTCGCCGCTGTCATCGCCGCGGGGAACATCCGCATCGTGCTCAACCAGGACGATGGCCAACTGGGTTGGGACCGGATCAAGGGGCAGGGCTTCTACCTGCAGATCAACGTTGCTGGCGTCGCGGACGTCGACGCGGCGGCCGTGCGGCTCAAGGCGGCCGGCGTGGCCCTGCTCAGCGAGCCTGCGGATCGTCCGTGGGGCGCGCGAATGTTCCAGTTCAAGGATCTGGACGGATTCAAGCTCGGCGTGTCTACACCGCTCAGCGCGTAG